A genomic region of Thermodesulfobium narugense DSM 14796 contains the following coding sequences:
- a CDS encoding Na+/H+ antiporter NhaC family protein produces MVKEVVGILIGVGIMLPSFALSGTLNEILNIFISTLNPRYLALFSFIFASILSLIVGSITGALCILSAPIMALSNSVHYPSYLVAGALVSGAMLGDRTSVFSSALRLTAICVGVDVKTHFMAILPTTIISVILILIFYSLVLPLFFELSINSVNLNINYLSKISYFKLLPILILLVLFMKKVPLFFSFLLSSIFALIISSVSFNINLMQYIFYGISIWPFNHLNGIFSMLPLVALVCISSAFNSLLQKSRLLDSFIKRIINPKSYNQSVFRVIVLNLISSMLFCNQALPIMLAAQQLRNEWKKSFSLSLLSRVIADSAHVFPGIVPWNLLAQICAILLGVKPIYYIPFALLLWILPITNLLFSFFAQKD; encoded by the coding sequence ATGGTAAAAGAGGTAGTGGGTATACTTATAGGTGTTGGAATAATGCTTCCTTCATTCGCACTGTCTGGGACTCTAAACGAAATACTAAATATTTTTATATCTACCTTAAATCCAAGATATCTAGCTTTGTTTTCGTTTATATTTGCATCAATTCTTTCTTTGATTGTTGGAAGCATTACTGGTGCTTTGTGTATTCTTTCTGCTCCAATTATGGCGCTTTCAAATAGTGTACACTACCCATCTTATTTGGTGGCAGGTGCTCTAGTTTCTGGTGCAATGCTAGGGGATAGAACTTCTGTTTTTTCTTCTGCGCTTAGATTGACTGCAATATGTGTGGGGGTTGATGTGAAAACTCACTTTATGGCAATTTTACCTACTACGATAATTTCTGTTATTTTAATTTTAATCTTTTATTCATTAGTTTTGCCTCTTTTTTTTGAACTTTCCATTAATTCAGTTAACTTAAATATTAATTATTTGTCAAAAATTTCCTATTTTAAATTGCTTCCTATTTTAATCTTGCTTGTTTTGTTTATGAAGAAAGTGCCACTTTTTTTCTCTTTTCTTCTTTCATCTATATTTGCCCTCATTATAAGTAGTGTAAGTTTTAACATTAATCTTATGCAATATATTTTTTATGGAATAAGCATTTGGCCATTCAATCACTTAAACGGTATTTTTTCTATGTTACCCTTGGTAGCACTTGTTTGTATCTCTTCTGCATTTAATTCACTGCTTCAGAAGAGTAGACTTCTAGACTCCTTTATAAAGAGAATCATAAACCCTAAAAGCTATAATCAGTCAGTTTTTAGAGTCATAGTTCTCAATCTCATATCCTCAATGCTTTTTTGTAATCAAGCCTTGCCCATAATGCTTGCTGCACAGCAATTAAGAAATGAATGGAAAAAGTCGTTTAGCCTCTCTCTTTTGTCAAGAGTTATTGCAGATAGCGCGCATGTCTTTCCAGGAATTGTTCCCTGGAATCTACTGGCTCAAATATGCGCAATTTTACTTGGGGTTAAGCCAATATATTATATACCCTTTGCACTTCTTTTGTGGATCTTACCGATAACAAATCTTCTTTTTAGCTTTTTTGCTCAAAAAGATTAA
- the bioD gene encoding dethiobiotin synthase, producing MIFFISATDTGVGKTYFSYLLAKKFLSEGKKTKYIKLVQTGYPEDDDSAFVSKSKAEAKTLYFGKEPLAPYFIFKNFPVDEAISRLKSEEVDYTIVEGSGGLLVPLDKNNFIVDIPKRMNLRTIVVVPNKLGCINQTLLNLYYCEKEGINLYGFALNDFFMTTFDNFDVLEKLTRKIKYRFKDDIITI from the coding sequence ATGATTTTTTTTATAAGCGCTACAGATACTGGAGTAGGCAAAACTTATTTTTCCTATCTCCTAGCAAAAAAATTTTTAAGTGAGGGAAAGAAAACAAAATATATTAAACTAGTTCAAACTGGTTACCCCGAAGATGATGACAGTGCCTTTGTGTCAAAATCAAAAGCTGAAGCAAAAACATTGTATTTTGGAAAAGAACCCCTAGCTCCATATTTCATCTTTAAAAATTTTCCAGTAGATGAAGCAATATCTCGACTCAAAAGCGAGGAAGTTGATTATACAATTGTAGAAGGCTCTGGCGGCTTACTAGTGCCTTTAGACAAAAATAACTTTATAGTTGATATACCAAAAAGAATGAACCTAAGAACTATTGTAGTTGTGCCAAACAAACTTGGATGTATAAACCAAACGTTACTAAACTTATATTATTGTGAAAAAGAAGGCATAAATTTATATGGTTTTGCGCTAAACGACTTTTTTATGACAACATTTGACAATTTTGATGTTTTAGAAAAACTTACTCGCAAAATCAAGTATAGATTTAAAGATGACATAATAACAATATAA
- a CDS encoding pyridoxamine 5'-phosphate oxidase family protein — protein MRRKEFLISDSVEIHNLLNKIEYGVLSLVDLNNKPYSVALSFLYSENNIFFHSATKGKKVDIIRKNPLGCFLAVKPYSFLPSYFKNEKKACFAGQLYASIYLEGEINEIENSLKKCEYLNLLMKKYQPEGRFDPITIEDIKYLKVIENVLLFKLKVSFISAKFKFDQHRSYLDNKNLIEKLKTRGTKIDLETVKMIEKFSLNNSDHL, from the coding sequence ATGAGAAGAAAGGAATTTTTAATCTCAGACTCTGTAGAAATACACAATTTATTAAATAAAATAGAATATGGGGTTTTGTCTTTAGTTGATTTGAACAATAAGCCGTATTCAGTAGCTTTAAGCTTCCTTTATTCTGAAAATAATATTTTCTTTCATAGTGCAACAAAAGGGAAAAAGGTTGATATCATAAGGAAAAATCCACTAGGTTGTTTTTTAGCAGTAAAACCCTATTCTTTTTTGCCGTCTTATTTTAAAAATGAAAAAAAAGCATGCTTTGCAGGTCAATTATATGCCTCAATTTATTTAGAGGGCGAAATAAATGAAATAGAAAATAGTCTCAAAAAATGTGAGTATCTAAATCTCTTAATGAAAAAGTATCAGCCCGAAGGACGCTTTGACCCTATTACTATAGAAGATATAAAATACTTAAAGGTCATAGAAAATGTATTGTTATTTAAGCTAAAAGTTTCTTTTATCAGCGCTAAATTTAAGTTTGATCAACACAGAAGCTATTTAGATAACAAAAATCTAATTGAAAAATTAAAAACAAGAGGTACAAAAATCGACTTAGAAACTGTAAAAATGATAGAAAAGTTTTCGTTAAACAATTCTGATCATTTATAA
- the ndk gene encoding nucleoside-diphosphate kinase: MERTLVLIKPDAVKRQLTSKILSRFEDKGLKIVGLKLMQLSKEKAMEHYAEHKKKPFFDNLVSFITSGPIVAIVLEGKDAVTVVRTMMGTTNPRDAAPGTIRGDFAMDLGRNVIHGSDSVYSAEREIKIFFEEDEVLDYERVIDKDIYENLE, encoded by the coding sequence TTGGAAAGAACTTTAGTATTAATTAAGCCTGACGCCGTAAAGAGGCAGCTTACAAGCAAGATACTTTCAAGATTTGAGGATAAGGGATTAAAGATAGTTGGTCTTAAACTTATGCAGCTTTCTAAAGAAAAGGCGATGGAACACTACGCAGAGCATAAGAAAAAGCCATTTTTTGACAACCTTGTTTCTTTTATTACTTCTGGTCCAATAGTAGCTATAGTGTTAGAAGGAAAAGATGCGGTTACTGTGGTAAGAACTATGATGGGAACAACAAATCCTCGAGATGCTGCTCCAGGCACAATAAGAGGAGATTTTGCGATGGATTTGGGCAGAAATGTGATACACGGTTCTGACTCAGTATATTCAGCTGAGAGAGAAATCAAGATCTTCTTCGAAGAGGATGAAGTGTTAGACTATGAAAGGGTAATTGATAAAGACATATATGAAAATTTAGAATGA
- a CDS encoding ParB/RepB/Spo0J family partition protein, protein MSKRGMGRGLDALLGDDKSDKILKLISLEKILPNPYQPRKGFDEESILKLSESIKEHGVLQPIVVREKGQLYELISGERRVKACERIGISEIPAIVKEVTDEQMAILALVENLQRENLSAIDEARAYVELQDKFSMTHEEIANSVGKSRSYVTNTIRLLQLPDEVIKYIENNTLSPAHGRVLLSLKDEIEILNFARRIVKDGIPVKVAEELKLEFISNKDSIKGLSKSIKSKSRPLKSQKEVKQDEELKFIEIEISKKLKTPVHISFSGNVGRFVIEFYSKEELDSLVEKIFSIYGLED, encoded by the coding sequence ATGTCTAAAAGAGGTATGGGTAGAGGTCTTGATGCCCTGTTGGGAGACGATAAATCTGATAAAATTTTAAAACTTATTTCGCTTGAAAAGATACTTCCAAATCCATATCAGCCAAGAAAAGGTTTTGATGAAGAGAGTATTTTGAAACTATCTGAATCAATAAAAGAACACGGAGTGCTTCAGCCAATAGTAGTAAGAGAAAAGGGACAACTCTATGAGCTAATATCTGGCGAAAGAAGGGTTAAGGCCTGTGAAAGGATAGGGATCTCAGAGATACCTGCAATAGTTAAAGAAGTAACCGATGAGCAAATGGCTATACTTGCTTTAGTTGAAAACTTGCAAAGAGAAAATCTTTCTGCAATTGACGAAGCTCGGGCATATGTTGAACTTCAAGATAAGTTTTCTATGACTCATGAAGAGATAGCGAATTCAGTTGGGAAATCAAGATCATATGTTACCAATACAATTAGACTTCTTCAACTGCCTGATGAAGTAATAAAATATATAGAGAACAATACTTTAAGTCCTGCTCACGGAAGGGTGCTGCTTTCGTTGAAGGATGAGATAGAAATATTAAACTTTGCAAGAAGAATTGTTAAGGATGGCATACCGGTAAAAGTTGCCGAAGAGTTAAAACTAGAATTTATTTCAAATAAAGATAGCATTAAGGGTTTATCTAAAAGCATTAAAAGCAAGTCTAGGCCTTTAAAAAGCCAAAAAGAGGTGAAACAAGATGAAGAGCTTAAGTTTATTGAAATTGAAATCTCAAAAAAACTTAAAACTCCAGTTCATATATCATTCTCCGGTAATGTTGGACGTTTTGTCATCGAGTTTTACTCGAAGGAGGAGCTCGACAGTCTTGTCGAAAAGATTTTTAGTATTTATGGGCTCGAGGATTAA
- a CDS encoding tetratricopeptide repeat protein, producing the protein MSLTNYKEKLQNAVDLVNKNELDQGREVLQELIDELYESQTNEEKDILATALDIRSLIRAYGRDFEGSMKDLDESISLRRFLFSENFSKNQEDIARLLTHKGINLGQMGKLDEALSQIKEAIKLYEECYKNGSLSNAGLYTHALNQLAITQKNMNNFESSFEAFNKAIDILEKETKVDSSLNLDLAITYMNRGINNVEVAKTQDSIDDFRKSIDIVIDSLKERPELVGLYSRLVYYSILSMARSGLILPDKMEKFKTESEYVFNTYGMTEEAEFWMTKIGELFAPPQSS; encoded by the coding sequence ATGTCATTAACCAATTACAAAGAAAAGCTACAAAATGCCGTTGACTTAGTCAACAAAAACGAGCTCGACCAAGGAAGGGAAGTGTTACAAGAATTAATTGATGAGCTTTATGAAAGTCAAACAAACGAAGAAAAAGACATTCTTGCAACTGCACTGGATATACGAAGTCTTATTAGAGCCTATGGCAGAGATTTTGAAGGTTCAATGAAAGATCTTGATGAATCGATTTCTCTTAGAAGGTTTCTTTTTAGCGAAAATTTTAGTAAAAATCAGGAAGATATTGCTCGGTTATTAACGCACAAGGGAATAAACTTAGGACAGATGGGCAAGCTTGATGAAGCCCTTTCTCAAATCAAAGAAGCAATTAAGTTATATGAAGAATGCTACAAAAATGGCTCTCTTTCCAATGCCGGACTCTATACTCATGCTCTAAATCAGCTTGCAATTACACAAAAAAATATGAACAATTTTGAATCTTCTTTTGAAGCCTTTAACAAGGCCATAGATATTTTAGAAAAAGAAACAAAAGTTGACAGTTCTCTTAACTTAGACCTTGCTATAACTTATATGAACAGAGGTATAAACAACGTAGAGGTAGCAAAAACTCAAGATTCAATTGACGATTTCAGAAAAAGTATCGATATTGTTATAGATTCTTTAAAAGAAAGGCCAGAACTTGTTGGACTTTACTCGAGATTAGTCTATTATTCCATTCTCTCGATGGCAAGATCAGGCCTTATATTGCCAGATAAGATGGAAAAATTTAAAACAGAATCAGAATACGTGTTTAATACGTATGGCATGACTGAGGAAGCAGAATTTTGGATGACTAAAATCGGTGAATTATTTGCTCCACCACAAAGTTCCTGA
- a CDS encoding DUF4405 domain-containing protein, with protein sequence MCNVCSRRSFIKKLIGSFVAFKLFSISSDSLADSSSEVWGQCPKGLQYDPYPGKCSRYIDTNNDGYCDYSEPPPKSTSNINPSYSPNTDENFKSTQPLFGDDIAEAANRERRRSIIESYNTGTLSILAILFSLVSSFLVQKKIIKKQTLLKICNFVLAISFVISATLGMILSLKYDGLISLLLPSWVLFLHVEFGIVFCVFAILHLVLNWKSMLCLFNLNGKKN encoded by the coding sequence ATGTGCAATGTGTGCAGCAGAAGATCTTTTATTAAAAAACTTATTGGTAGCTTTGTTGCTTTCAAGTTGTTTTCAATTAGCTCAGATTCACTTGCGGATTCATCTAGCGAGGTGTGGGGTCAATGCCCAAAAGGGCTTCAATATGACCCATATCCTGGCAAATGCTCAAGATACATTGACACAAACAACGATGGCTACTGTGACTATTCAGAGCCACCTCCAAAATCTACATCCAATATAAATCCATCTTATTCACCCAATACAGACGAAAACTTTAAAAGCACACAACCATTGTTTGGTGACGACATAGCTGAAGCAGCAAACAGAGAAAGAAGACGCTCAATTATTGAAAGTTATAATACAGGAACACTGTCCATATTAGCAATTCTTTTTTCCTTAGTATCTAGCTTTTTAGTACAGAAGAAAATAATAAAAAAACAAACACTTCTAAAAATATGTAACTTTGTCTTAGCAATATCTTTTGTAATATCTGCAACTCTTGGAATGATCCTTTCACTTAAATACGATGGTCTTATAAGCCTTCTTTTACCGTCCTGGGTTTTGTTTTTGCACGTAGAATTTGGGATAGTCTTTTGTGTTTTTGCGATTCTACATTTAGTTCTAAATTGGAAATCAATGCTTTGCTTGTTTAATCTTAATGGTAAAAAAAATTAG
- the bioA gene encoding adenosylmethionine--8-amino-7-oxononanoate transaminase: MIQIWHPCTQMKDHEKYPLIKIKNAKGVYLYDFEGNSYIDGISSWWVNLFGHSNERLNRAISNQIASLEQVIFAGFTHERALELAKLLSEVVPDNLSRMFFAEIGSSAVEISLKMSFHYFQNIGQRKRKKFVSLKNGYHGETIGALSVSGEDLYKKAYKNILPKNIVSPSPDCYRCKFGYSRETCNTECFSDIEKILMSNSEKICAVIVEPLVQFAGGFKIYPAEYLVKLRNLTSELGIHLILDEIATGFGRTGKMFACEWANVKPDFMCLSKGITSGYLPLSVVLTTEEVYKAFYDDYITLKAFLHSHSYNGNAISSAVAVETLKIFKEENVLEKNKEKYKYMRSLIEDKFCELSHVGEIRHIGFISAVEIVENKKTKKPFNWKRRIGFNIYREALKRGALLRNLGDIIYFLPPYIIEPHQIEALVEAAHQSYLEVLNR; this comes from the coding sequence TTGATACAAATTTGGCATCCTTGTACACAGATGAAAGACCACGAAAAATATCCATTAATAAAGATAAAAAACGCAAAGGGGGTGTATCTTTACGACTTTGAAGGTAATTCTTACATTGACGGAATATCCTCCTGGTGGGTAAACCTCTTTGGACATTCCAATGAAAGATTAAACAGAGCTATTTCTAATCAGATTGCTTCACTTGAGCAAGTAATTTTTGCCGGCTTTACACACGAACGAGCTTTAGAACTAGCAAAGCTTCTTTCAGAAGTTGTGCCGGACAATCTTTCTAGAATGTTTTTTGCAGAAATTGGTTCAAGTGCAGTAGAAATTTCACTTAAGATGAGCTTTCACTACTTTCAAAACATAGGTCAAAGAAAAAGAAAAAAATTTGTATCATTAAAAAATGGTTATCACGGCGAAACTATAGGCGCGCTTTCTGTTAGCGGTGAAGATTTATACAAAAAGGCTTATAAAAATATTTTGCCAAAAAATATTGTTTCCCCTTCTCCAGATTGTTATAGGTGTAAATTCGGATATTCAAGAGAGACCTGCAATACAGAATGCTTTTCAGATATCGAAAAAATATTGATGTCAAACAGCGAAAAGATATGCGCTGTAATAGTTGAGCCTCTAGTACAATTTGCAGGCGGTTTCAAAATTTATCCCGCTGAATACTTGGTAAAATTAAGAAATCTTACCTCAGAACTTGGAATTCATTTAATCCTTGACGAAATTGCAACTGGCTTTGGAAGAACAGGTAAGATGTTTGCGTGTGAATGGGCAAATGTTAAACCGGATTTTATGTGCCTTTCAAAAGGAATAACAAGCGGCTATCTACCTCTTTCAGTAGTGCTTACAACCGAAGAAGTTTATAAAGCTTTTTATGATGATTATATAACTCTTAAAGCCTTCCTACACAGTCACAGCTATAATGGCAATGCCATATCCTCTGCTGTAGCTGTTGAAACCTTAAAAATATTTAAAGAAGAGAATGTCCTAGAGAAAAACAAAGAAAAGTACAAATATATGAGAAGCCTTATAGAAGATAAATTTTGTGAATTAAGTCATGTAGGAGAAATTAGACATATTGGATTTATTAGCGCTGTTGAAATTGTAGAAAATAAAAAAACAAAAAAGCCCTTTAATTGGAAAAGAAGAATTGGATTTAATATCTACAGAGAAGCGCTTAAGAGAGGCGCCTTACTTAGAAACTTAGGAGATATAATTTACTTTCTTCCACCATATATAATAGAGCCGCATCAAATTGAAGCCTTGGTTGAGGCGGCACACCAATCATATTTGGAGGTATTAAATAGATGA
- a CDS encoding methyltransferase domain-containing protein, which translates to MIQKMQSIKNFTKNSFDRAILYESHTPIQKEIAHLISLNIGSEYFESVLEVGAGTGHLTQCVTIGFNNYTCIDISDKALNRLKSKLKNRNGFDFITDDVENYDFSGKQFDLILSSSSIQWLLYPEKTLKKFIYLLKDMGQIHFGVFIEPTFKEMQLTSIFSGFGSTLKLKDERFYLDIFKDLNLIYKYVCTKKLYFQNPIEFLRFHKASGARFTNFNSLCPKEKFKKFCDFYEKNFKTKDRIYTTYSYLIAGFYK; encoded by the coding sequence ATGATCCAGAAAATGCAATCTATAAAAAATTTTACCAAGAATTCATTTGATAGAGCTATTCTTTATGAAAGCCATACTCCTATACAAAAGGAGATAGCACATTTAATCTCGCTAAATATTGGATCAGAATATTTTGAGAGCGTTTTAGAAGTTGGCGCTGGAACAGGACATTTGACTCAATGTGTAACTATTGGCTTCAATAATTACACATGTATTGATATTTCAGATAAAGCCTTAAATAGACTGAAAAGCAAACTTAAGAATCGAAATGGCTTTGATTTTATAACTGATGATGTAGAAAATTACGACTTCTCTGGGAAACAATTTGACTTGATTTTATCTTCTTCCTCTATACAGTGGCTTCTTTACCCTGAAAAAACTTTGAAAAAGTTTATATATCTTTTGAAAGATATGGGTCAGATACATTTTGGAGTTTTTATTGAACCCACTTTTAAAGAAATGCAACTAACAAGCATTTTTTCTGGTTTTGGTTCTACATTGAAACTTAAAGATGAAAGGTTTTACCTAGATATTTTCAAAGATTTAAATTTGATTTATAAATACGTTTGCACCAAAAAGCTATACTTTCAAAATCCGATTGAATTTCTAAGATTTCATAAGGCTTCTGGTGCAAGATTTACAAATTTTAATTCACTTTGCCCTAAAGAAAAATTTAAAAAATTTTGTGATTTTTATGAAAAAAATTTTAAGACTAAAGATAGAATATACACAACTTACAGTTATCTTATTGCTGGTTTTTATAAATGA
- a CDS encoding CC/Se motif family (seleno)protein has protein sequence MPKFEFDKEAKEYIKSKGSKIFFINASSCFSUSRVPLPPSVRAGEPLEGIAYKVFEQEGIEIYIPKELNLKNKTRIGLKKFLFFKELIVVA, from the coding sequence ATGCCTAAATTTGAATTTGATAAAGAAGCTAAAGAATATATAAAATCAAAGGGTTCAAAGATTTTTTTTATAAATGCTTCATCATGTTTTTCTTGAAGTAGGGTTCCTTTGCCTCCCTCAGTTAGAGCGGGAGAACCACTTGAAGGTATAGCCTATAAAGTTTTTGAACAGGAGGGAATAGAAATTTATATACCAAAGGAGTTGAACCTTAAGAATAAGACAAGAATTGGTTTGAAAAAATTTTTATTTTTCAAAGAACTTATAGTGGTAGCTTGA
- a CDS encoding aminotransferase class I/II-fold pyridoxal phosphate-dependent enzyme, with the protein MEFLKVLENKLFDLRSNFNFRSIRSISNGAEKYITIDGKKLLNLASNNYLGLTNNKVIKNMSIEGIKRFGTGASSSRLITGNNILYDELEREISDFKNKQNSLVLNSGYCANLAALSIAKNCDIFMDRLCHASLIDGAILIGARFHRFKHNDLDHLEKMLKSSNNQKVIVTESVFSMDGDKCDLVNLVKLSKEYDAFLILDEAHATGIFGNGRGLAHEYSLENDVHLNVGTFSKALGSLGGYLSGDKVTIEYLINFARSLIYTTALPPSVIAANLAALKFIRENPSCGAVLLQISDDVRNYLKSLGFETLNSSSQIIPIVLGDSEKTLRAQEMLFDMGLFVAAIREPTVPTNFARLRISLRSDLNLDEVKLIKQAFTSLAGKI; encoded by the coding sequence ATGGAGTTTTTAAAGGTTCTTGAAAACAAACTCTTTGATCTAAGGTCGAACTTTAACTTTAGATCTATAAGATCTATTTCAAATGGCGCCGAAAAATATATAACTATAGATGGCAAAAAACTTCTTAATCTTGCGTCTAATAACTATTTGGGCTTAACAAATAACAAAGTAATAAAAAATATGTCAATTGAAGGGATAAAAAGGTTTGGTACAGGGGCCTCTTCTTCAAGGCTTATCACAGGTAACAACATTTTATATGATGAACTTGAAAGAGAGATCTCTGATTTTAAAAATAAACAAAACTCTTTAGTGTTAAACAGCGGATATTGCGCAAATCTTGCGGCTTTATCCATCGCAAAGAATTGTGACATCTTTATGGATAGACTTTGCCATGCAAGCTTGATAGATGGTGCTATTCTTATAGGAGCAAGGTTTCACAGGTTTAAACATAATGATTTAGATCACCTGGAGAAAATGCTAAAGAGTTCAAATAATCAGAAAGTAATTGTTACAGAAAGCGTATTTAGTATGGACGGAGACAAATGTGATTTAGTTAATTTGGTTAAGCTTTCAAAAGAATACGATGCTTTCCTGATTTTAGATGAAGCACATGCTACTGGAATATTTGGGAATGGAAGAGGTTTGGCACATGAATATTCTTTGGAGAATGACGTTCATCTTAATGTAGGAACCTTTTCAAAGGCGCTTGGAAGTTTAGGTGGATACTTATCTGGGGATAAAGTTACTATAGAATATCTTATTAATTTTGCAAGATCTCTCATATATACTACTGCTCTCCCCCCATCTGTTATAGCTGCCAATCTTGCGGCATTAAAATTTATCAGAGAAAACCCATCTTGTGGGGCAGTGCTTCTTCAGATATCTGATGATGTTAGAAATTATTTAAAATCTTTGGGTTTTGAAACACTAAACTCGTCTTCCCAAATTATTCCTATAGTTTTGGGCGATAGCGAGAAGACTTTGAGAGCCCAAGAAATGTTGTTTGATATGGGCTTGTTTGTAGCAGCGATAAGAGAGCCAACTGTACCAACAAATTTTGCAAGACTTAGAATTTCTCTCAGATCCGATCTAAACTTAGATGAAGTTAAACTTATAAAGCAAGCATTTACTTCACTGGCAGGCAAAATTTGA
- a CDS encoding ISNCY family transposase: MMGEIFLSVKESRRVFVIEQAIEGNITNRQAAEVLGLSKRQIIRLKERVKTEGVTGLVHKNRGRESKQRIPKETRERIVKLAQDSLHNASCQQIAEILEEFYNIDVSSKTVNRILKKNNIPLSHTHRSSKLKRSRKRLPQEGLLSQIDASPFEWLEDRGPMLSLHGSIDDATSKVQGLHFELHECLFGYLKLIQQVAQNFGIPKSIYSDRHTIFFSPKEDKLSISEELSGQTVPLTQFGRAISELGIRHIPARSPQAKGRIERLWGTLQKRLTIELRMAGISTIEAANEFLPDFIKRFNQRFAVVPDNPKLTYSPCPSLDKLEEILSWHQERKASHGSYISYLGHIYQLVDSNGKVIPLTPKSTVKVLTHLDGSFSALYADKYYLLQELLIPPKEKVKNGSKNTSTKKPYIPAADHPWRHMVINKFKRPNSNSNSSSNSNSNSNDNSSLFDKRGVTKSVSH, encoded by the coding sequence ATGATGGGAGAGATATTTTTGAGTGTTAAGGAATCACGCAGAGTTTTTGTAATTGAACAAGCAATTGAAGGCAATATCACTAATAGACAGGCAGCTGAAGTTTTAGGCTTAAGTAAACGTCAAATTATTCGTTTGAAGGAGAGGGTGAAAACAGAAGGCGTTACTGGTCTGGTTCACAAAAATAGAGGCAGAGAATCAAAACAGAGAATACCTAAAGAAACTAGAGAAAGGATTGTTAAATTAGCTCAGGATAGTCTTCACAATGCCAGTTGTCAGCAAATAGCTGAAATACTTGAAGAGTTTTATAACATAGATGTTTCATCCAAGACAGTAAATCGTATCTTAAAGAAAAATAATATTCCATTAAGTCATACGCACAGGTCATCTAAGCTTAAGAGGTCACGTAAACGTTTACCTCAGGAAGGTCTACTTTCTCAAATAGACGCCAGTCCTTTTGAATGGCTTGAAGATAGAGGACCAATGCTTTCTTTGCACGGTTCTATTGATGATGCTACTAGTAAGGTTCAGGGATTACATTTTGAACTTCATGAATGTCTTTTTGGTTACTTAAAACTTATTCAACAAGTAGCACAGAACTTTGGAATACCTAAAAGCATATACAGTGATCGTCATACCATTTTCTTTTCACCTAAAGAGGATAAGTTATCAATTTCAGAAGAATTATCTGGGCAAACTGTTCCCTTAACTCAGTTTGGCAGAGCTATTTCAGAATTAGGGATTAGACATATACCCGCTCGTTCTCCACAGGCCAAAGGACGTATTGAACGTCTTTGGGGCACATTACAAAAGAGACTAACAATTGAACTGCGTATGGCAGGTATATCTACTATTGAAGCAGCAAATGAATTTCTACCAGACTTTATTAAAAGGTTTAATCAAAGGTTCGCTGTTGTTCCAGATAACCCCAAGTTAACTTATAGCCCTTGCCCTTCATTAGACAAACTAGAAGAGATTCTGTCATGGCATCAAGAACGCAAGGCATCTCACGGCTCTTATATATCTTACCTGGGTCATATCTATCAATTAGTAGATTCTAATGGCAAGGTAATACCTTTAACTCCTAAAAGTACAGTAAAAGTTCTAACTCATCTAGATGGATCATTCAGCGCATTATACGCTGATAAATATTACTTACTACAAGAATTACTCATACCACCTAAAGAAAAAGTAAAGAATGGCTCTAAAAACACTTCAACCAAAAAACCTTATATACCTGCTGCAGACCACCCCTGGCGTCATATGGTTATCAACAAGTTTAAAAGACCTAATTCAAATTCTAATTCAAGTTCTAATTCAAATTCAAATAGCAATGACAATTCATCATTATTTGATAAAAGAGGGGTGACAAAATCAGTGTCTCATTAA